Proteins from a single region of Theobroma cacao cultivar B97-61/B2 chromosome 10, Criollo_cocoa_genome_V2, whole genome shotgun sequence:
- the LOC18586576 gene encoding probable phytol kinase 1, chloroplastic — MTFSLSFTHPIFSRHVHSAALSLSSSPPPPPPGFFFLSPPTPTSLRFDFLYRVPQRSAAFSAAETAALLQDTASSAAVLAGAYALVFTFDTLTQKELIQQNLSRKLVHILSGLLFAVSWPIFSNSLLARYFASVVPLVNCVRLVIHGLSLADDQGLIKSVTREGNPKELLRGPLYYVLILILCALVFWRESPVGLISLAMMCGGDGVADILGRRFGSSKLPYNRNKSWVGSISMFVFGFFISVGMLYYYSVLGYFQLDWGWTMCRVALVSLVATVVESLPFTTVVDDNISVPLATMIAAYFSFRP, encoded by the exons ATGACTTTCTCCTTATCCTTCACCCACCCTATCTTTAGCCGCCACGTGCACTCCGCcgcactctctctctcttcctctccTCCTCCCCCTCCTCCtggtttcttctttctctctcctcccACCCCGACCTCGCTTCGTTTCGATTTCCTCTACCGCGTGCCCCAGCGCTCCGCAGCATTTTCCGCCGCCGAAACCGCCGCTCTTTTACAAGACACCGCCTCCTCCGCAGCTGTCCTAGCTGGCGCCTATGCTCTCGTCTTCACCTTCGATACTCTTACCCAGAAAGAACTCATTCAACag AATCTAAGTAGAAAACTGGTGCATATATTATCCGGGTTACTTTTCGCCGTTTCCTGGCCAATTTTCAG CAACTCCCTACTGGCTCGTTACTTTGCATCTGTGGTTCCCCTTGTGAATTGCGTAAGGCTTGTTATTCATGGTCTCTCACTGGCTGATGATCAAGGCTTGATCAAATCCGTTACCCGAGAAGGAAATCCCAA GGAGTTGCTTAGAGGGCCTTTGTATTATGTTCTGATATTGATCTTATGTGCTCTTGTCTTTTGGCGTGAATCCCCTGTTGGTCTCATATCCTTGGCAATGATGTGCGGCGGAGATG GTGTTGCAGATATATTGGGTAGAAGGTTTGGGTCCTCCAAGCTTCCTTATAATCGAAACAAGAGTTGGGTTGGCAGTATATCCATGTTTGTTTTCGGTTTCTTCATTTCTGTAGG GATGCTGTACTACTATTCAGTGCTTGGATATTTCCAGTTGGATTGGGGTTGGACAATGTGCAGGGTCGCTTTAGTTTCTCTAGTGGCGACAGTGGTGGAGTCTCTTCCATTTACAACGGTGGTAGATGATAATATCTCTGTTCCTCTTGCTACAATGATAGCAGCCTATTTTAGTTTTAGACCCTAG